In Rhodospirillum rubrum ATCC 11170, a genomic segment contains:
- the lspA gene encoding signal peptidase II encodes MAPALSLAALVIALDQATKWAILTWVMDPPRVIDVTGFFNLVLVWNRGISFGVMNNHGEWNAAILSALALVIAGSLTWWLRRAETRWQRLALPLIIGGAIGNVIDRLIHGAVVDFVDLSIAGYHWPAFNVADAAITVGAILLLIDTLVHRPPVGTDKAGG; translated from the coding sequence ATGGCCCCGGCCCTGTCGCTCGCCGCCCTGGTCATCGCCCTGGATCAGGCCACCAAATGGGCGATCCTGACCTGGGTGATGGACCCGCCCCGGGTCATCGATGTCACCGGATTTTTCAATCTGGTGCTGGTGTGGAATCGCGGCATCAGCTTCGGGGTGATGAACAACCACGGCGAATGGAATGCCGCGATCTTGTCGGCGCTGGCCCTGGTCATCGCCGGCAGCCTGACTTGGTGGCTGCGGCGGGCGGAAACCCGCTGGCAGCGGCTGGCCCTGCCGCTGATCATCGGCGGCGCCATCGGCAATGTCATCGACCGGCTGATCCACGGGGCGGTGGTCGATTTCGTCGATCTCAGCATCGCCGGATATCATTGGCCGGCCTTCAATGTCGCCGATGCGGCGATCACCGTCGGTGCTATTCTCCTGCTGATCGATACGCTGGTCCATCGCCCGCCGGTGGGCACGGATAAGGCCGGGGGTTGA
- the ileS gene encoding isoleucine--tRNA ligase, protein MTADYKSTVFLPTTDFPMKAGLAEKEPGILARWEKLDIYARLRERSKGREQFVLHDGPPYANGHLHNGHALNKILKDVITRSQQMLGKDANYVPGWDCHGLPIEWKIEERYRAQGRRKDEIDVIEFRRECRQFAEEWIAIQREEFKRLGITGDWKRPYTTMAFAAEAQIVRELGKFLMAGDLYKGAKPVLWSVVEKTALADAEVEYQDHTSTTIWIRFPVIRTPVTALEGASVVIWTTTPWTMPGNRAVAYGPGMDYVVFRVTATAEGSLARAGERIAVCADLLDDVLKQAKITEIEEIAHVKGADLAGTVCRHPWAGKGYDFEVPLLSGLFVTTEQGTGFVHMAPGHGEDDYFLCLANGIAPPDTVDGDGLYMDHVPGFAGKHVFKVAPDIVAAMIDAGALLAQGSLTHSYPHSWRSKAPLIFRNTPQWFISMEKNGLRDKALAAIDETRWVPPQGRNRIRAMIESRPDWCVSRQRSWGVPIAIFVDKRDGLPLRDAAVTERIAQAFGAEGADAWFTGDPRRFLGAEHDPENFEPVRDIVEVWFDSGSTHAFVLEARDDLKWPADLYLEGSDQHRGWFHTSLLESCGTRGRAPYDAVLTHGFLLDEKGDKLSKSKGNAESPQKVVSSVGADIMRLWVVSSDYTGDIRFGPEILKQTTDTYRRLRNTLRFLLGALAGFDKAERIDDIAAMPELERWVLHRLSEIDVKVRGCCDAFSFHEMFQELHGFCAVDLSAFYLDIRKDALYCDGAGSLRRRACRTVIDTVFDCLVKWLAPFVCFTAEEAWLTRFPSEDDSVHFQSFPTVPGDWRDDALAERWTKVRRLRRVITGALEVARANKTIGASLQAAPVVHAPAELLNACAGLDMAEISITSDITLTDSADQPIPEGAYTLDEVAGVGVVVALAEGEKCQRCWEILPDVGTHAHEGLCGRCDEVVSSLTAG, encoded by the coding sequence ATGACAGCCGATTACAAGTCCACCGTCTTCCTGCCCACCACCGATTTCCCGATGAAGGCCGGTCTGGCCGAAAAGGAACCGGGCATTCTCGCCCGGTGGGAGAAGCTGGACATTTACGCCCGGCTGCGCGAGCGCTCCAAGGGACGCGAGCAGTTCGTGCTGCACGATGGCCCCCCTTACGCCAATGGCCACCTGCATAATGGCCATGCGCTGAACAAGATCCTCAAGGACGTCATCACCCGGTCGCAGCAGATGCTGGGCAAGGACGCCAATTACGTTCCGGGCTGGGACTGCCACGGCCTGCCGATCGAATGGAAGATCGAAGAGCGCTACCGCGCCCAGGGTCGGCGCAAGGACGAAATCGACGTGATCGAGTTCCGCCGCGAATGCCGCCAGTTCGCCGAGGAATGGATCGCCATCCAGCGCGAGGAATTCAAGCGCTTAGGGATCACCGGCGACTGGAAGCGGCCCTATACGACGATGGCCTTCGCCGCCGAGGCGCAGATCGTGCGCGAGTTGGGCAAGTTCCTGATGGCGGGCGACCTGTATAAGGGCGCCAAGCCGGTGCTGTGGTCGGTGGTCGAAAAGACCGCCTTGGCCGACGCCGAGGTCGAATATCAAGACCATACCTCGACCACCATCTGGATCCGCTTCCCGGTGATCCGCACGCCGGTGACCGCCCTGGAGGGCGCCTCGGTGGTGATCTGGACGACGACGCCCTGGACCATGCCCGGCAACCGGGCGGTCGCCTATGGCCCCGGCATGGATTACGTGGTCTTCCGCGTCACCGCCACCGCCGAGGGCTCTCTGGCCCGCGCCGGCGAGCGCATCGCCGTCTGCGCCGATCTGCTTGATGATGTGCTCAAGCAGGCCAAGATCACCGAGATCGAGGAAATCGCCCACGTCAAGGGCGCCGACCTCGCCGGCACCGTCTGCCGCCATCCCTGGGCCGGCAAGGGCTATGACTTCGAAGTGCCGCTGCTGTCGGGGCTGTTCGTCACCACCGAACAGGGCACCGGCTTCGTCCATATGGCCCCGGGCCATGGCGAGGACGACTATTTCCTGTGCCTGGCCAATGGCATCGCCCCGCCCGACACCGTCGATGGCGATGGGCTTTACATGGATCACGTGCCCGGCTTCGCCGGCAAGCATGTGTTCAAGGTCGCCCCCGATATCGTCGCGGCGATGATCGATGCCGGCGCCCTGCTCGCCCAGGGCAGCCTGACCCACAGCTATCCCCATTCCTGGCGCTCCAAGGCGCCCTTGATCTTCCGCAACACGCCGCAGTGGTTCATCTCGATGGAGAAGAACGGCCTGCGCGACAAGGCCCTGGCCGCCATCGACGAGACCCGCTGGGTGCCGCCGCAAGGGCGCAACCGCATCCGGGCGATGATCGAAAGCCGGCCCGACTGGTGCGTGTCGCGCCAGCGCTCCTGGGGCGTGCCGATCGCCATCTTCGTTGACAAGCGCGATGGCCTGCCGCTGCGCGACGCCGCCGTCACCGAACGCATCGCCCAGGCTTTCGGAGCCGAAGGCGCCGACGCCTGGTTCACCGGCGATCCCCGGCGCTTCCTGGGCGCCGAGCATGATCCCGAAAACTTCGAGCCGGTGCGCGACATCGTCGAGGTGTGGTTTGACAGCGGATCAACCCACGCCTTCGTGCTTGAAGCCCGCGACGATCTGAAATGGCCGGCCGATCTGTATCTGGAAGGCTCGGACCAGCATCGCGGCTGGTTCCATACCTCGTTGCTTGAAAGCTGCGGCACGCGCGGCCGCGCCCCCTATGACGCGGTGCTGACCCACGGCTTCCTGCTCGACGAAAAGGGCGACAAGCTTTCCAAGTCCAAGGGCAACGCCGAAAGCCCGCAAAAGGTCGTCTCCAGCGTCGGCGCCGATATCATGCGCTTGTGGGTGGTGTCGTCCGATTACACCGGCGATATCCGCTTTGGGCCGGAAATCCTCAAGCAGACCACCGATACCTATCGCCGCCTGCGCAACACGCTGCGCTTCCTGCTTGGCGCCCTGGCCGGCTTCGACAAGGCCGAGCGCATCGACGACATCGCCGCCATGCCCGAGTTGGAGCGCTGGGTGCTTCACCGCTTGAGCGAGATCGACGTCAAGGTACGCGGCTGCTGCGATGCCTTCAGCTTCCACGAGATGTTCCAGGAGTTGCACGGCTTCTGCGCCGTCGACCTGTCGGCGTTCTATCTCGATATCCGCAAGGACGCCCTTTATTGCGACGGCGCCGGATCGCTGCGCCGGCGGGCCTGCCGCACGGTGATCGACACTGTCTTTGATTGTCTGGTCAAATGGCTGGCGCCCTTCGTGTGTTTCACCGCCGAGGAGGCTTGGCTCACCCGCTTCCCCAGCGAGGACGACAGCGTCCATTTCCAAAGCTTCCCGACGGTTCCAGGCGACTGGCGCGACGACGCCCTGGCCGAGCGCTGGACCAAGGTCCGCCGCCTGCGCCGGGTGATCACCGGCGCCCTGGAAGTGGCGCGCGCCAATAAGACCATCGGCGCCAGCCTGCAGGCCGCCCCGGTCGTCCATGCCCCGGCCGAATTGCTCAACGCCTGCGCCGGCCTTGATATGGCCGAGATTTCCATCACCTCGGACATCACCCTGACCGACAGCGCCGATCAGCCCATCCCCGAAGGCGCCTATACCCTGGACGAGGTCGCCGGCGTCGGCGTGGTCGTCGCCCTGGCCGAGGGCGAGAAATGCCAGCGGTGCTGGGAGATCCTGCCCGATGTCGGCACCCACGCCCACGAGGGCCTGTGCGGGCGCTGCGACGAGGTCGTTTCCTCGCTGACGGCGGGCTGA
- a CDS encoding MFS transporter produces MLHSTSSRNQVALSAVCLSALMFGLEISSVPTILPTLEQLFSADFRQLQWVMNAYTTAMTACLMAMGALADRFGRKRVFLAGQVVFGVASLACGLADSPSMLIGARALQGAAAAALLTCQIAVLSQQFRDGRERALAFGWWGVTFGVGLGFGPLIGGLTAVVLGWEWVFLVHVILAAVAVILIQVGVEESTDPHALRLDVAGMVTLSLAVFCLVYLITRGRMPGPGDISGLALAALGVACFSAFVVVETRVARPMFDFTAFRTTNFSGALLASAGMNFSFWPFIIYLPVYFQGVLGLDSLDAGLCLLAYTLPPLLAPPIAERLLLHFGPQVVIPLGLVIIGCGFVLMRAAALGGDASWVDMLPGCILAGSGLGLANTTATNTASAALPPERAGMASGMNMSASMIALAINIALMGFILLQGTQAGLERLLPAATGDELSLLAESVAAGGEAVAAGAGLPIALVRQSLVHGFDWVMLYGAGGVWLFAAICKLVFGSAKRSGPAPCDR; encoded by the coding sequence ATGCTTCATTCCACGTCGTCCAGGAATCAGGTCGCCCTGTCGGCTGTCTGCCTGTCTGCCTTGATGTTCGGATTGGAGATATCAAGCGTCCCGACCATCCTGCCGACGCTGGAACAGCTTTTTTCGGCTGATTTCCGGCAACTGCAGTGGGTGATGAACGCCTACACCACCGCCATGACCGCCTGTCTGATGGCCATGGGGGCCTTGGCCGACCGCTTTGGCCGCAAGCGGGTCTTTCTGGCGGGACAGGTTGTGTTCGGCGTCGCGTCGCTGGCTTGCGGGCTGGCCGACAGCCCATCGATGCTGATCGGCGCCCGCGCGCTTCAGGGCGCGGCGGCGGCGGCGTTGCTCACCTGTCAGATCGCGGTGTTGTCCCAGCAATTCCGCGACGGACGGGAACGAGCGCTTGCTTTCGGCTGGTGGGGGGTGACCTTCGGCGTCGGCCTGGGATTCGGGCCGTTGATCGGCGGGCTGACGGCGGTGGTTCTGGGATGGGAATGGGTGTTCCTGGTCCATGTGATCCTGGCGGCGGTCGCGGTGATCCTGATCCAGGTGGGGGTCGAGGAAAGCACCGATCCGCACGCCCTGCGCCTTGACGTCGCGGGGATGGTGACATTGTCGCTGGCCGTATTCTGCCTGGTCTATCTGATCACGCGCGGGCGTATGCCGGGGCCCGGAGACATCTCCGGGCTAGCGCTTGCCGCACTGGGCGTGGCCTGTTTCAGCGCGTTCGTGGTGGTCGAAACGCGGGTGGCCCGGCCGATGTTCGACTTCACCGCTTTCCGCACCACGAATTTCTCGGGCGCGCTGCTGGCGTCAGCGGGCATGAACTTCAGCTTCTGGCCGTTCATCATCTACCTGCCGGTCTATTTCCAGGGCGTCCTGGGTCTGGACAGCCTGGACGCCGGGCTGTGCCTGCTGGCCTATACCTTGCCGCCGCTGCTGGCGCCGCCGATTGCCGAGCGGTTATTGCTGCATTTCGGACCACAGGTGGTCATTCCCCTGGGGCTGGTGATCATCGGGTGCGGTTTCGTCCTGATGCGGGCGGCGGCCCTTGGGGGAGATGCAAGCTGGGTGGACATGCTGCCCGGCTGCATCCTTGCCGGAAGCGGCCTGGGGCTGGCCAACACCACGGCGACCAACACCGCCTCGGCCGCCCTGCCGCCGGAACGGGCCGGCATGGCCTCGGGCATGAACATGAGCGCCAGCATGATCGCCCTGGCGATCAACATCGCCCTAATGGGTTTCATCCTGCTGCAAGGAACCCAGGCAGGGCTGGAACGGCTGTTGCCCGCCGCGACCGGGGACGAGTTGTCACTGCTGGCGGAAAGCGTCGCCGCCGGGGGGGAGGCGGTGGCGGCCGGGGCCGGCCTGCCGATCGCGCTTGTCCGCCAGTCCCTGGTTCACGGCTTCGACTGGGTGATGTTGTACGGTGCGGGCGGCGTCTGGCTGTTCGCGGCGATCTGCAAGCTGGTCTTCGGTTCAGCAAAACGGAGCGGTCCGGCACCATGCGACAGGTAA
- a CDS encoding MaoC family dehydratase — protein MSADDLILHYFEDIKEGQSASLAKTISESDIYLFAGLSMDTNPAHVNEDYAQTTVFKTRIAHGMLSAGFISAVLGTRLPGPGAIYVNQSLKFKAPVRIGDTVTATVTVTGLVPEKKFVTFRTTCTVAGKVVIEGEATVMVPARG, from the coding sequence ATGAGCGCCGACGACCTGATCCTCCATTATTTTGAAGACATCAAGGAAGGGCAGAGTGCCAGCCTCGCCAAGACCATCAGCGAGTCAGACATCTATCTGTTCGCCGGCCTGTCGATGGACACCAATCCCGCCCATGTCAACGAGGACTACGCCCAGACCACGGTTTTCAAAACCCGCATCGCCCACGGCATGCTGTCGGCGGGCTTCATTTCGGCCGTGCTGGGCACCCGCCTGCCCGGGCCGGGCGCCATCTATGTCAACCAATCGCTGAAGTTCAAGGCACCGGTGCGCATCGGCGACACGGTCACCGCCACCGTCACCGTCACCGGGCTGGTTCCCGAAAAGAAATTCGTCACCTTCCGCACCACCTGCACGGTGGCCGGCAAGGTGGTGATCGAGGGCGAGGCGACGGTGATGGTTCCCGCGCGCGGCTAA
- a CDS encoding bifunctional riboflavin kinase/FAD synthetase, translated as MRILRHPYELPASLLGGSLALGNFDGVHRGHQRVIGSARAIAAQQGLPLGVMTFAPHPRRFFQPDLPPFTLTSFRLKAHLISEEGADFLYVQAFDEALSKGSAEWFVTEVLVKGLHVAHVVVGQDYAFGHRRQGTVSLLQKMALDLGFGVTAVAPVKDEGGAIYSSTRVRACLQEGDVTTAAQILGHPWEVEGRVEHGDKRGRTIGFPTANLKLGDYQRPRAGVYAVTAGLDDGAQTRFRPGVANFGRRPTFDNGDALLEVHLFDVSPDLYGRHLRVRFHDFLRPEQTFPGLEALKAQIGQDAAQARALFGLPPAAP; from the coding sequence ATGCGTATCCTTCGCCATCCCTACGAGCTACCCGCCTCCCTGCTCGGGGGCTCGCTGGCCTTGGGCAATTTCGACGGCGTCCACCGTGGCCATCAGCGGGTCATCGGCTCGGCCCGGGCCATCGCCGCCCAGCAGGGCCTGCCCCTTGGCGTCATGACCTTCGCCCCCCATCCACGGCGCTTCTTCCAGCCCGACCTGCCGCCCTTCACCCTGACCTCCTTCCGCCTGAAGGCCCATCTGATCAGCGAGGAAGGCGCCGATTTCCTTTATGTCCAGGCCTTCGACGAGGCGCTGTCCAAGGGCTCGGCCGAATGGTTCGTCACCGAGGTGCTGGTCAAGGGCCTGCATGTCGCCCATGTCGTCGTCGGCCAGGATTACGCCTTTGGCCACCGCCGCCAGGGCACGGTCAGCCTGTTGCAGAAGATGGCGCTTGATCTCGGCTTTGGCGTCACCGCCGTCGCCCCGGTCAAGGACGAGGGCGGCGCCATCTATTCCTCGACCCGGGTGCGCGCCTGCCTGCAAGAGGGCGACGTCACCACCGCGGCGCAAATTCTGGGCCATCCCTGGGAGGTCGAAGGCCGGGTCGAGCATGGCGACAAGCGCGGACGGACCATCGGCTTCCCCACCGCCAACCTGAAGCTTGGCGACTATCAGCGGCCGCGCGCCGGCGTCTATGCGGTCACCGCCGGGCTTGATGACGGCGCCCAGACCCGCTTTCGCCCAGGCGTGGCCAACTTCGGCCGCCGCCCGACGTTTGATAACGGCGACGCCCTGCTTGAAGTCCATTTGTTCGATGTCAGCCCTGATCTCTACGGCCGCCACCTGCGGGTGCGCTTCCACGACTTCCTGCGCCCCGAACAGACCTTCCCGGGCCTTGAGGCCCTGAAGGCCCAGATCGGCCAGGACGCCGCCCAAGCCCGCGCCCTGTTCGGACTCCCCCCCGCCGCCCCTTAA
- a CDS encoding MDR family oxidoreductase translates to MIKAVLIEKTEAGHHAALTELADDALPEGDVTVAVSYSTLNYKDALAITGKGPVVRQFPMVPGIDFAGFVETSRHPDFKAGDSVVLNGWGVGESHWGGLAQKARVNGDWLIPLQAPFTAAQAMAIGTAGYTAMLCVLALERQGVTADQGEILVTGAAGGVGSVAVAVLAKLGYRVVASTGRAAEAPYLRSLGASEIIDRATLSAPGKPLARERWAGAIDTVGSHTLANVCAALRYGATVAACGLAQGMDLPLTVAPFILRGVTLAGVDSVYRPIAQRREAWARLARDLDIDKLAAITGTIPLSEVVPAASRMLAGQVRGRLVVDVNA, encoded by the coding sequence ATGATCAAAGCCGTGCTGATCGAAAAGACCGAGGCGGGCCACCATGCCGCGCTGACCGAACTGGCCGACGACGCCCTGCCCGAAGGCGATGTCACCGTGGCGGTGTCTTATTCGACGCTGAACTACAAGGACGCCCTGGCGATCACCGGCAAGGGTCCGGTGGTCCGCCAGTTCCCGATGGTGCCGGGCATCGATTTCGCCGGTTTCGTCGAAACCAGCCGCCATCCGGACTTCAAGGCCGGCGACAGCGTGGTGCTCAACGGCTGGGGGGTTGGGGAAAGCCATTGGGGCGGGCTGGCGCAAAAGGCCCGGGTGAACGGCGATTGGCTGATCCCGCTGCAGGCCCCCTTCACCGCCGCCCAGGCCATGGCCATCGGCACGGCGGGTTATACCGCCATGCTTTGCGTGCTCGCCCTGGAACGCCAGGGCGTCACCGCCGATCAGGGCGAGATCCTGGTTACCGGCGCGGCCGGCGGCGTCGGTAGCGTCGCCGTGGCGGTGCTGGCCAAGCTGGGCTACCGGGTTGTCGCCTCGACCGGGCGGGCCGCCGAAGCCCCCTATCTGCGTTCGCTGGGCGCGAGCGAGATCATCGACCGCGCGACGCTGTCGGCCCCGGGCAAGCCCTTGGCGCGCGAACGCTGGGCCGGCGCCATCGACACCGTGGGAAGTCATACCCTGGCCAATGTCTGCGCCGCCCTGCGCTATGGCGCCACGGTGGCCGCCTGCGGGCTGGCCCAGGGCATGGATCTGCCGCTGACCGTCGCCCCCTTCATCCTGCGCGGCGTCACCCTGGCCGGCGTCGACAGCGTTTACCGGCCGATCGCCCAGCGCCGGGAAGCCTGGGCCCGCCTCGCCCGCGACCTCGATATCGATAAGCTCGCAGCGATCACCGGCACCATCCCTTTGTCCGAGGTGGTGCCGGCGGCGAGCCGCATGCTGGCCGGTCAGGTGCGCGGCCGGCTGGTCGTCGACGTCAACGCCTAG